In Bombus vancouverensis nearcticus chromosome 12, iyBomVanc1_principal, whole genome shotgun sequence, the genomic stretch atttaaacatttagtTCATAACCTTATAAGTTCTGAAGTTCCTAAACTTTTTTccaatttacaaaatttctaatatttaatctgtttatttaattaacaattgttcatatacgttttggttatattttatcatttagttAATAAGTAGCATACTTCTCTCTTGTTCAAACATAATCGGAAAGGAAAAAATTTGTATATCTAATTTTCTTTAACTTATCGATATATCGTATCTATTAATTTGTCATTATCTAATAagagaaaatttttaatttttctttttcacatacatttaaatttaaaatcgtTACGTGTACGGAAGTTACGTGTCATATATTCGcggttataaaatataatgaaaatctTGTGAGTGTATCTACGAAATGATAACGCAATATTTATTAGAGAATTgaataaatttcatttgatTTCGTTTTACATATATTGCAGCTCGAATTATAATGTTCAAATTCAAGAATCATACGAGAATTAACTATTCATCACGTGACTTATAACGCGATCAGTGGTCTCCACGTGGACAGATAATAAAGGTTTTTAGACTCTTttgattattatataattaatccACGATTTAATCATTCGAGAAATTACTGTACAATATAAACTGTATAATGCACTTAAAAATACATTAAAGATATTATATACTTAATAGATATGTATATACTTAAGAAGATTTGACCATAACTAatgaatttatatagaaaaaatattaatctttgAATGTTAGTATAGTACacaagaaaattattaaatttaaaacttAAGGGCGAATTGAATAAGTTAAtgcattaattaataattatgatTTAATTACGAAGTTTAGTTGTATATTAAAACGAAAAACGAATAGTTGACTGAACTTATATGACGAATTTTTTTCTTACGATCAGACCTTGGCATCGCTTTATTAGcgattatttcataataatcacgttttcatttatttaagtTACCGACTTAgaaaaaataatagtaaatcactatctattgattttttaaataatttatcatcAGATAAATCTACTGTACAATTTGATATCTAGTAGTTTATATTAACTTTATTGAGTACAGTAGAAAACTCTGATTAGAATCTTATATAGTCGTAAATTTCTCTTACAAAATATCAAACGTTGACACGCAATTTCATAACAGGTGTAGTGCGTATATGTAGTATAGTAATTACGTACGCTagttatttatacaaattactatttttatttctaattcttatttaaaaggaagaaaatctaatttgaaaaaaatctaTTTTGATTTCATTTCTACAGTTGTGtgcataaaaatattaattctccTGAACATCTACATTTCTAAGAATATCTGTAGTCTATAGGACGCtaagaaagtttataaattatTCCTAACCACGAAAAGCAGCCCAAATTTAACTAATAATAGCTTCATGAAAGTTTCGTGCTTATCTTTCTACTTGTGATCGTCGCCTACAATGAACTGAAATTTAACCTTGACCTTTTCAAGTTGCCGACTCTTGAAAAATAATACTTAACGACAATTCTTGAAAAAAAGAACGggaaaaaagataagaaaattagaaaaaatgtatataaagatGTATATATACAAACATGAGAATTTCTAATGTTAAATCTAATAAACAAATTGCTGGATAATTCCTTTATGATAAACTTATGCCgctttttgcttgaaattcaTAATACCAGATAATGGCAGCATAATAGCAGCACGCGAGATTTCTTGCGTAAATCATCAGCATTTGCTACGTCACGATAAGACTTAAATTTGAATATATCATATCCttacaataatttaatataacaaaaggAAGCACACAAAAATCGTGCTTAGAACCTATGAAATATTAGATTGTTTaaacatttatataaattatacatttcagtacaaagtaacattttttaaaatgattttaatagATAAAGAAATTGTACTATttccaaaattataaaaaaCTAAGGTTATGTTATCTTgatgtttaataaaaattatactttgCATAACAAATTTAACAtcggataaaaaagaaaaagaatcacTTCTATTATTTTTAGTGTCAATTCAATAATCCATTTTCGATTCTAATATTGTAAATACGTTAATGACAAAGATTCTTAAATTGCTAAATTTCTGTTACCGAAAATGTTTCTTACGAAATTACCTTCACATAAGGTTAGTTTGTTATTACAAAAAGTAATTGGAAACCTATTTGAATGCATTATTAAATTTGTAACGATATAATTCCTAGATCTTTTATTGATGCAAATTAAGAATTCCTTACTTTGGGCTCTATGTAAGGTTAGTTTGTTACTatgaaaagtaataaaaattttatttcggtatatatgtatatatacatataatatatatgtatattatatatattatatatatatacatataaaattactTACGAAGTGCAATCTGTGCACACAGATGAtgatataaaaagtaatttGGGAAGCCTTCACTATCTGGAAAACAAGTCAGAGATGTCTACTTCAAGTACAAACTCATGCAAAAAAACTACTTTAAATTACTGTAGTGACATTACCGGTGTGAAGTATGGTTTAAAATTATTGATGCATCCTTACGATCAAAATCACACTGTTCACGCTCCCGTATTAATCGCTCtgttgataaattaataaaacacaaattttattttacgataaGGTTACATCaaattaatggaaaatattattaacgatatacaaatatattcaaaCTTTATCTGGTTATTATGACGTATTCGTGACGTAACagtaatacgtcatatcgtacGATTCTTCCAACCACTATCTGCACGTAAATCTTAGATTAAATATGTTGTCGAGTTTTGCATACAATAAGCTTAGTTACGTGAATTTTGAAAACGTCCAACAAGAAATGCAAAGacgttaataattatttatagcaCTAAATACATAGCAATGATAGCTTTTATTTTGATCaaatttcaagaaattttcattcaatatgcataattgaaaaaaaaattcattgcgttatatatataaaaatatatacagttATGAACATTTTTGCATTAAGTGATTGTTACTTTGAGAACAATACCTTATCTCTGAATTTAAATAATGTATGGCCCCTAGTATTTTTACAATAAATGCTTGATTTGCAGCAgtgtataaagtaatacatgtTTAAGTCAACTTATATGTAAAAGTTGGTAGCTAATTAGATAGTTAActatattctttatatatattaacatatattaTCGTATTTGTGTTTTCAATAATACTACATAAATGTGTTATAAATCTAGagcattatttaaaatttaaaatgatgatatttacatatttaaaatgtatataaatcgCTTGCTTGAAAAAGTTATTCTCTTATTTCATAAATGTCTTACTTCTCTTTTTCAGGAATGAAATATATCAAAGTCATATATCGAAGTAATGCAATTGTTTCCAGTTGTTCTGTTTAAAACTTTCATTTTGTGTTATTGCATTAGAATATTGCATTTCTCTTTTTGTAGGGCAATAAACACTACGTATGTATAAAAAATTGCCTGTAcacaaatgtttaaataaacattaaaattaTTGCTTTTTACATGATTATACTTTGTTTTCTAACTTCGAGATATAATCTTGTACGTTTTCTATAACACTGTATATATAAGGACGTTCCATAGGATTTACCTTTAACATTGATAAAATCAAATTTTGCATTTCCTGTAAAATAAAAGGAATTAAACGTTAAACTTTTGAAAGTCTAATAATTGCAGTTAGGTATTATTGTACCTCCGTATATGGAGCATCTTCTGGAAATGTAATATTTGCGCTCATTACAGCTAAAGCAACACTATCTCCCCTTTCATATACCGCGTCAAACGGCGATTTAAAATAACACAATGCATAAAGAATGCATCCTAATGACTGAAACAATATATATGTTTCAATATATATCAgaattaagaataaatatttagaattaaGAATTATTGATCTTACCCAAATATCTGTTCGTTCATCTACCATACAATAACTTTCAACATTGAATAATTCTGGTGCTTTATATGGCATTGAACATCTTTCAGCTGCTAAGTCCTGTAAACTTTGTGCTGCTTGTGAACCGCATATCTTAACTCTGGCTGGAGCTACAGAACCTGCAGAAGACAATCTTgatttaataattattgtttattactgaatattataataaattaaatatacctAGATCCATTAAAATGGGAGTATTTCCATCATCAAGGACAATATTCGCAGTCTTTAAATCTCTGTGAGCAAGAGGTTCTGGAGTTGTTTCGTGAAATGCTTTTACACCTTCgcatatttgtaaaaaaatatttaaaatatctacTGCACTCATGTAATCCTTATTTCTAGCACGTCTTTCCAATTCATTTGCAAGGGTACCTCTCTAAGAataaaaacatttatattttaattcattcaaagttgataaatatattacttaagatatatattttaatgtaaGAATGACTTACATGATAGTATGGTAAAACAATCAATACTTCACTTGTTGCATTAGCAATAGGATCTGCTG encodes the following:
- the LOC117155430 gene encoding serine/threonine-protein kinase 16 isoform X2; protein product: MNSLGLSLILKMGCICSKDTITINSRKYTVREHLGEGGFSTVLLVEDIMTHKKYAIKKIICHGLEDQRLAAKEIEYYNLVKHPNIIECIDSTYKGTADPIANATSEVLIVLPYYHRGTLANELERRARNKDYMSAVDILNIFLQICEGVKAFHETTPEPLAHRDLKTANIVLDDGNTPILMDLGSVAPARVKICGSQAAQSLQDLAAERCSMPYKAPELFNVESYCMVDERTDIWSLGCILYALCYFKSPFDAVYERGDSVALAVMSANITFPEDAPYTEEMQNLILSMLKAIFYTYVVFIALQKEKCNILMQ
- the LOC117155430 gene encoding serine/threonine-protein kinase 16 isoform X1, with the translated sequence MNSLGLSLILKMGCICSKDTITINSRKYTVREHLGEGGFSTVLLVEDIMTHKKYAIKKIICHGLEDQRLAAKEIEYYNLVKHPNIIECIDSTYKGTADPIANATSEVLIVLPYYHRGTLANELERRARNKDYMSAVDILNIFLQICEGVKAFHETTPEPLAHRDLKTANIVLDDGNTPILMDLGSVAPARVKICGSQAAQSLQDLAAERCSMPYKAPELFNVESYCMVDERTDIWSLGCILYALCYFKSPFDAVYERGDSVALAVMSANITFPEDAPYTEEMQNLILSMLKVNPMERPYIYSVIENVQDYISKLENKV